The following proteins are encoded in a genomic region of Cryptomeria japonica chromosome 11, Sugi_1.0, whole genome shotgun sequence:
- the LOC131068765 gene encoding laccase-22-like yields the protein MADLSFALKLMVACIIFITPSLAFGALVQRRFVIGTQKVWRLCKEKEIVTVNGKFPGPTIYAHEGDNIVVEVQNNVADNITLHWHGVKQIRSCWADGPAYVTQCPITQGNSHTYNFTITEQEGTMWWHAHISYLRATVHGALITYPRIGKPYPFLKPAAEFPIILGEWWKMDVEEVIRKALDRGEVPEKSNAYTINGQPGNYFPCSRKETSKIYVEQGKQYLLRIVNAGLDYAFFFKIAKHRLTVVAMDASYTKPYKTEVILIQPGQTMDVLLNARQPLKKYQMAAWVYNSKPIDDNFTKTSATAILKYRSSRGFVPVSNLPPSNHTPTAYKFSTKLKSKFPSVPQTVDEEMFITEGFGIVSCPTCGWDTEIRAVGNFNNVSFLRPQQIDMLQAYYFGIDGVFTRDFPNNPPLEFNYTQDYPPPSSSSSSPPPPPPSFWNTQTGTKVKTLKFNSNVQIVFQGTSIVTKESHPIHIHGHDFYVVGQGFGNYNPKTDPASFNLVDPQILNTVGVPTGGWAAIRFQANNPGIWLVHCHFEAHSELGFAMVFLVENGNEESQRLPPPPPGLPQC from the exons ATGGCAGACTTGTCATTTGCCTTGAAACTAATGGTTGCCTGCATAATTTTCATAACACCATCGTTAGCTTTTGGAGCTTTAGTGCAAAGAAGATTTGtt ATTGGAACACAGAAGGTGTGGAGACTCTGCAAAGAAAAGGAGATTGTGACTGTTAATGGGAAGTTTCCAGGGCCAACCATATATGCTCATGAAGGAGACAATATTGTTGTTGAAGTGCAGAACAATGTGGCAGACAATATTACCCTACACTG GCATGGTGTAAAGCAAATAAGATCATGTTGGGCAGACGGACCAGCCTATGTAACACAGTGTCCCATTACTCAAGGGAATTCTCATACATACAATTTTACAATCACAGAACAAGAAGGAACAATGTGGTGGCATGCCCACATCTCATATCTTCGAGCTACTGTCCATGGAGCTTTAATTACTTATCCCCGCATTGGGAAGCCTTATCCATTTCTTAAACCAGCTGCTGAGTTCCCCATTATATTAG GTGAATGGTGGAAAATGGATGTGGAAGAAGTGATAAGGAAAGCTCTTGATAGAGGAGAAGTGCCAGAGAAATCTAATGCATACACCATCAATGGCCAACCAGGAAACTATTTTCCATGTTCTAGAAAAG AAACTTCAAAGATTTATGTGGAGCAAGGAAAACAATACCTACTGAGGATAGTGAATGCAGGTTTGGATTATGCATTCTTCTTCAAAATTGCAAAACACAGACTCACTGTTGTGGCAATGGATGCTTCCTACACAAAACCATACAAAACAGAAGTAATACTAATACAACCAGGCCAGACCATGGATGTCCTCCTAAATGCTCGCCAGCCCTTAAAAAAATACCAAATGGCAGCCTGGGTATACAATAGCAAGCCAATTGATGACAACTTCACAAAGACCTCAGCAACAGCAATCCTCAAATACAGAAGCAGCAGAGGCTTTGTCCCAGTCTCCAATCTTCCACCATCTAATCACACTCCAACAGCATATAAATTCAGTACAAAACTAAAAAGTAAGTTTCCCTCAGTCCCACAAACAGTTGATGAAGAGATGTTTATAACAGAAGGTTTTGGAATCGTTTCCTGCCCTACCTGTGGATGGGATACTGAAATAAGAGCTGTTGGAAACTTCAACAATGTTTCATTCCTCAGACCACAACAAATAGATATGTTGCAGGCTTACTATTTTGGTATAGATGGAGTTTTTACCAGAGATTTCCCAAACAATCCTCCTTTGGAGTTTAATTATACTCAAGATTATCCACCCccatcatcatcttcctcctcacctccaccaccaccaccaagctTTTGGAATACCCAGACTGGTACAAAAGTTAAAACCCTAAAATTCAATAGCAATGTGCAAATTGTGTTTCAGGGTACCAGTATTGTTACAAAGGAGAGCCATCCTATACACATTCATGGACATGACTTCTATGTTGTGGGGCAAGGGTTTGGTAACTATAACCCTAAAACAGATCCTGCAAGTTTTAACCTGGTTGATCCTCAGATTCTGAACACTGTTGGAGTTCCTACTGGTGGGTGGGCAGCTATAAGATTCCAAGCAAACAATCCAG GGATCTGGCTGGTTCATTGCCATTTTGAAGCTCATTCAGAACTTGGTTTTGCCATGGTTTTTCTTGTGGAGAATGGAAATGAAGAATCTCAGAGATTGCCTCCTCCTCCCCCTGGTTTACCCCAGTGCTAG